CGACCCCTACTAGGTCTTTTACGTAATTAATATTAACGTCGATATCTTTATCAATCTTGCGTTCTATGACCATAATTTACGCCACTCCGTTTCAAAACTTCCTCAATCGCCTTCTTTGTAATCGGTGCACCACGCCTGATATCATCTGCTTTATCCATTTTTCCGATATCCCCAACACCAATTATTACTGGTACTTCGATATCGTTTAGAACATCTACGGTATCACCAGTGATTCGTGTATCATGTCGACTTCCTTGCTTTATCTCACCATTCTTGTCAACCGAACTAGCAACGATATCGCCTGACATTGTAACACTGGCATCAACTTCAACACCGTTAATGCCGGTTGTATTAGATGCTACCGCCACAGCCCCGAGTACCTCTATATCGGGATGTGACGCCACATATTCCATGGCTCGCTCACCTAAGCCTTTGCTACTCTCACCGCGATCGTCAAACATAACTAATACCGGATCATAAGGTACTGTTTTTAATAAAGCGACAATTTCCTTACCGCTTATTGGGGTTGGATTTCCTGCCGAAGCTGATATACATCTTAACCCTAACGAGTTTCCTATCTCCTCAATAACTTGTTGGGCGACTCGGTCCCCGTCAGTTATAAGTATAACCCGCACCTTTTTCGGCAAAATTGTGTCACCTCACGATTTTTTATTACTACTTTCCCCTAGTAAATTGCTAATTTGGTTTGCAATTTTTTCACTTTCACTTATGACTTGTTTCAGTTTCTGCAAACTAGTTTCCAGTTCATTAGCAAGCTCGTATTGTGCTTTGGCCAACACTTGACTGGCTGTTTGAACAGCTAGTGCCGACGATTCATTATTTTGCTTGGAAGACTGCGATTTCGCATTAGAATTACTCTGAGACTTCTGGTTCTGATTATCTGATTTCATAAGAATTTGACTGAATAAGTTTTCCAAGTTCTTAGCAGGCTGATTTTCAGCCTGGCTATCGGAATTAGGCTGATTCTGTTCCTCTCCTTGCTGCTGTTGCTGCCCCGACTGTGGCGTTAACTGAGAGCTAGGATTGTTCATTTGCTGCTGATTTTGGCCCGCACCTTGCTGTAACTGCAGTAGTTCAAGCTGACTATTTACTTTTTGCAGCAAATCCAAAATCGCCTGATTATTGGCAGAGCTACTGCTACTGGCTTGAGCTTGTGCAAAGCCTTTTGCTAAATCGGTCACAATGTTAGCATCACAATTATTATCACTGCCATATTCTTCAAGATTCTCTGTTAAAGTGCTAGTATTTTTACCGGGTGACTTTAAATTAAGGTGATTACGCATTGTTCTTCTCGACACTTTTTTCACTCCCAACAATTACAGAAAATGCCACGAGCTAGCAATGAAAGACAATACTGCAAATCTTAGATTGAGTACAGCAAACGGGTTTCTTAACTTAGCTGCTGGGTTAAAAATATTTCTAAGCTTTTCCTGATCAATGCCTCCAGATGCAGCACAAAATACGTAATTTGCCAAAGGTCCACTAAGGGCAAACAAAACAGTCACCGACCAATCACTTTGATTAATGAATGTTGCTGAACCAAATGCTCCGGCTGATATTATAGCGTCAATTCGCCCACTTATTACAAGAGCCATTAACATACGCCCTATTTCGTGAACGAAAACAGTTATCAGCCCATAATGCGGATAGCGTATTCCAATCGCTAGTATTGTAATGCATAATCCGATTAGATCAATTGCTACCAAAGCATTTACCCCTTTGGATTAAAGATTACCGCCATTAGAAAACCAAAAACTACCGCGGCCATTATACCAGCTGCAGTTGCCTTTAATGCACCGGTGAATACCCCCATAATCCCTATTTTCGCAACTTCTTCGATAGTGCCAGATACTAATGTGTGTCCAAATCCTAATAAAGGTACGGTAGCACCTGCTCCGGCAAAGTCTACTAATGGCTGGTAAATGCCAATTCCACTTAAAATACCGCCAGAAACAACAAATAAAACTAATACATGTGCAGGCGTTAGCGGTGTTAGGTCCATTAAAAGCTGTCCTATCACACAAATTAAACCGCCAATTAAAAATGCCAATAAGTACGACTGCACGTCTTTTTCTCCTTTCGCCCTCACGATCAGGTTTGATTTTGTTATCAACATTATGTTAATGCAAAATCCAGTATATTAGCCCTATAAAAAAGGCGGTCACCATTCCATAAACTAATACAGGTCCTGCTACCACAAACATTTTAGCACCAATCCCAAATACATAACCCTCGCGCTTAAATTCCATTGCCGGAGCAACAATCGAATTTGCAAATCCTGTTATTGGTACAACCGAACCGGCACCTGCCCTACGTCCCAGTTCGTCATAGATGCCAAGTCCGGTAAAAAACGCTCCGAGAAAGACCAGGACGACTGAGCTTAACGCTGAAGCCTCTTTTCTGGCGATGCCCGCGTCCATAAAGGCATTTTGGAAGAATTGACCAAGCGTACAAATTAGTCCGCCAACTACAAAAGCCCAAACTATGTTTTTGAGTAGGGGTGGTTTCGGCGAAACCTGATTAACTTTCTCTTGATATTTCTGATGTTCGTCTTTGTTTTGTTGTCCGTAGCTTGCCATACCAACACCTCTATTGCTATTTTGACCACTGTTATATCATTTATTCATAGATTGAAAAGCCTTCATTACAAGCACAACCACGTCCAAAGTTTAGAATACCCGACTTGTTCTGAGCTTTAGCACAAGTACAAGTCGCTGGTAGATCTAAAAAGAGCGCCGAAACGGCACTCTTTTTAAAAAATTTATCTTAATGTACATGAAAAGCTATTTTAACATCTGCCTTGTATTCAGCAATACGTCCATTGTCAATATTTGCAGTAAAGTTAGTAACCTCTACACCAAGAATATCATCTAGAGTCTTGCTAGCTTCCATAACAGCACTATCTACCGCATCTGTCCAATTGTTCGGCGAAGTTCCTACTAATTCAATTACTTTTACAACCACTACTAATTCCTCCCTTTTATGATTTTTTGTTAAACTACTATCTATAATTTGTTCATTGTTATCAATATTATTCTAAAAAGGCAATATTAAATTCTAGCCGACCAGAATCACCGGCGTTAATATTAAAGACCTGTTTGGCTCTAACCGGTGATTTACGCGGAACGTCAACCTGAAAATAACACCATGTCAGTAGACTAGCCGACAAAACAAGACAAACAGTTAAAATTGCCCAAATTGCTTTTTTTCCCATATAACTCACCTCTAGCAATAGTATCTCCCTTTCAAAAAAAAACAGACCTCTTCATTATGAGGTCGTCATAAAATCTTTTAGAAACTTTAATGCCTGCTTTTCGATACGGGAAACCTGTACCTGAGATAACCCAATTAGTGATGCAATTTCTGATTGAGTCTTGTCCTGGAAAAAGCGTAGTGTAATTACCGTTCGCTCTTTAGCCGGAAGCCGCGCCAATACTTCCTTTAACGCTAAGCTGTCAAAATAAGCATTGTCCTGGCCGTCAACTGCTTTGATCTGATCAAGCAACGGAATCGCTTCGCCTCCATCATCATGAAATGCACTGTCATAGAGCGAGGCTGGCGGTTGGACTGCTTCAAGCGCCGAAACAATCTCTTGCGGTGCAAGTGCCAACTCTTTGGCAACTTCGCTTATTGTCGGTTCTCGCCCTAATGTACCGTTTAGTTTTTCCTGAGTTTTATGAACTCGATAGGCTAGTTCTTTAATCGGGCGGCTAACTTTTACCGGATTATCGTCACGAATTGCTCTGCGGATTTCGCCAATAATCATCGGAACGGCGTAAGTTGAAAACTTTACACTAAAATTTAAGTCAAATCGTTCAATAGCTTTTATTAGACCTATACATCCTATCTGAAACAGGTCATCCCATTCATAGCCGCGATTAGTGAAACGATGAACAATACTTCTTACTAAGTTAAAATTATGCTCAACAATTATTTCCTTAGCAGATTTACTGCCAGCCTGCGCTCGCTGTATTAAATCTTTTAGCTCCTCATCCCCTAGCATGGTCATCCCACCTAATGCGTCTTATTGAGCTGTACTTTTTTTATCATTCGGACTGTTGTTCCCTGGCCAACCTGTGTCTCAATAGCAAGTTCGTCCATGAAGGACTCCATAAATACGAATCCTAGCCCCATACGCTCCGGGTCGCTGGAAAAAGATGGCTGGCGAGCCTGATTAATATCCGCAATTCCCCGACCACAATCCTTTATAATATACTCAACATTATCTTCATACAAATTCATCACCAATTCAACCTGTCCACTTTCATTGCCGTAGCCATGAATAACTGAGTTAGATACTGCCTCAGAAACCGCGACCTTGATTTCTTCGATTTCATTTATTGTAAAATCAAGCTGAGCAGCGAAAACTGCAGCTGTCACCCTGGCAATGCCTACATTTTCACTAAGACTGCCAAACGTCATTCTGAAAGTATTTTTAATTGCCATGATGTCCTCCTATATACACGCTAAAGCTTCAGATTCGTTATTATAGACCTTAATTATTTTTAATAATCCGGCTAAATCAAAAATTTTAGCAACCTGTGGTTGGATATGGGCGGCTAACATTTGCCCCTGCAGAAGACTAACTCGCTTATATCGTCCTAAAATTACGCCTAAGCCTGAACTATCAATAAAATCAACACCCTCAAGATTGAGTAGTATATGTTTTGCTTCGTTATTATCGAGTGCATTATCAATAGTTTGACGAAATTCATTAGCCGAGTGCATATCGAGTTCTCCCTCAACCCGGACTATTAAAACTCCTTGTTTTAAAACAGTAATTATTTTCAATACTGTCCCCTCCCTCTAGTGCATATAATATTCTATTAAAGGAAATTTTTCCCTGCACAGACAAAAAAAAATGCGGAATTCCCGCATTTTATATAATATTACTGAACTAGCGTAAATAAGTTTGTGAACATATCCTGGAAGATTCGTATAAACCCTGCTTTTTCAACTGATTTCTCAGCAACTAAGTCAATCTTGCCAATTTCTTTACCATCTTTAACCACAATCATTTCGCCGTACTTTTGGCCTTGGATTACGGGCGCACTCACTGAAGACTCAGCGACAATTTTTTTCTGAATATTTTTATTCTGGCCTTTAGGAACGATAAGATTAAGTTCTTTAGCTGCCGTGAGCTGTACTTCTTTATCTACACCACGATTTACCTTGAGCCGTTCAACAACCTCACCTTGGCTAACGATAGGTGCAGCTGTAAAGTTGGCGAAGCCCCAATCCATTAACCGCATACTTTCTCGTAAATGAGATCGCGGCTCAGGTGTAGCAAATACTACTGAAATTAATCTAAGTCCGTCGCGTTTTGCGGTACCGGCAAAGCAGTATTTAGCTTCTTCGGTCCAACCGGTTTTTAAACCGTCAGCCCCTTTATACCACCAAAGAAGTTTGTTTGTATTAACTAGCCAGTTTTTGCCGTCACGCAACCAGTATTCTTTAATGCTGCTCAACTCAAGATAAAATGGATGCTTGACAGCCTCTTTTACAATAAGTGCAGTATCATATGCACTCATATAATGGTCAGTCGTAGGCAGTCCATTTACATTATTAAAATGCGTATCCTTGAGCCCTAGTTCTTGAGCCCTCTGATTCATTGCGTCCACGGCCGCTTGTTCATTGCCATATATGTGCTCCATAATAGCAACAGCAGCATCATTAGCGCTCACTACTGCTACAGCAATCATTAACTCATGGACGGTCATGCTTTCACCCGGCTCTAGCCAGATTTGCGACCCGCCTTGCCGCCAAGAGTGTTCTGTAGTAGT
The Veillonellaceae bacterium genome window above contains:
- the spoVAE gene encoding stage V sporulation protein AE: MLITKSNLIVRAKGEKDVQSYLLAFLIGGLICVIGQLLMDLTPLTPAHVLVLFVVSGGILSGIGIYQPLVDFAGAGATVPLLGFGHTLVSGTIEEVAKIGIMGVFTGALKATAAGIMAAVVFGFLMAVIFNPKG
- a CDS encoding dodecin domain-containing protein yields the protein MVVKVIELVGTSPNNWTDAVDSAVMEASKTLDDILGVEVTNFTANIDNGRIAEYKADVKIAFHVH
- a CDS encoding anti-sigma F factor, encoding MAIKNTFRMTFGSLSENVGIARVTAAVFAAQLDFTINEIEEIKVAVSEAVSNSVIHGYGNESGQVELVMNLYEDNVEYIIKDCGRGIADINQARQPSFSSDPERMGLGFVFMESFMDELAIETQVGQGTTVRMIKKVQLNKTH
- a CDS encoding RNA polymerase sporulation sigma factor, SigF/SigG family yields the protein MLGDEELKDLIQRAQAGSKSAKEIIVEHNFNLVRSIVHRFTNRGYEWDDLFQIGCIGLIKAIERFDLNFSVKFSTYAVPMIIGEIRRAIRDDNPVKVSRPIKELAYRVHKTQEKLNGTLGREPTISEVAKELALAPQEIVSALEAVQPPASLYDSAFHDDGGEAIPLLDQIKAVDGQDNAYFDSLALKEVLARLPAKERTVITLRFFQDKTQSEIASLIGLSQVQVSRIEKQALKFLKDFMTTS
- a CDS encoding stage V sporulation protein AE; this encodes MPKKVRVILITDGDRVAQQVIEEIGNSLGLRCISASAGNPTPISGKEIVALLKTVPYDPVLVMFDDRGESSKGLGERAMEYVASHPDIEVLGAVAVASNTTGINGVEVDASVTMSGDIVASSVDKNGEIKQGSRHDTRITGDTVDVLNDIEVPVIIGVGDIGKMDKADDIRRGAPITKKAIEEVLKRSGVNYGHRTQD
- a CDS encoding D-alanyl-D-alanine carboxypeptidase; the protein is MYRIRPVAIFTLLVISLIVTGICLPCAQLEARSAQSTQLNSIAESAILMDENGTILFEKDSHKRLPPASVTKCMTLLLAVEAVEQGKIKITDQVTTTEHSWRQGGSQIWLEPGESMTVHELMIAVAVVSANDAAVAIMEHIYGNEQAAVDAMNQRAQELGLKDTHFNNVNGLPTTDHYMSAYDTALIVKEAVKHPFYLELSSIKEYWLRDGKNWLVNTNKLLWWYKGADGLKTGWTEEAKYCFAGTAKRDGLRLISVVFATPEPRSHLRESMRLMDWGFANFTAAPIVSQGEVVERLKVNRGVDKEVQLTAAKELNLIVPKGQNKNIQKKIVAESSVSAPVIQGQKYGEMIVVKDGKEIGKIDLVAEKSVEKAGFIRIFQDMFTNLFTLVQ
- the spoIIAA gene encoding anti-sigma F factor antagonist, which produces MKIITVLKQGVLIVRVEGELDMHSANEFRQTIDNALDNNEAKHILLNLEGVDFIDSSGLGVILGRYKRVSLLQGQMLAAHIQPQVAKIFDLAGLLKIIKVYNNESEALACI
- the spoVAC gene encoding stage V sporulation protein AC; protein product: MASYGQQNKDEHQKYQEKVNQVSPKPPLLKNIVWAFVVGGLICTLGQFFQNAFMDAGIARKEASALSSVVLVFLGAFFTGLGIYDELGRRAGAGSVVPITGFANSIVAPAMEFKREGYVFGIGAKMFVVAGPVLVYGMVTAFFIGLIYWILH